A part of Anaeromyxobacter diazotrophicus genomic DNA contains:
- a CDS encoding TonB family protein, with protein sequence MSYLGPSLRRRRRRQRPGLRLAAALLVSLLVNAAGLLLVRTTSVMVPSREAGGPARSVELAPLSSAQWEANRRPASGAAAPRPSTPLTLAPAPPPAPPPPRSAPGQVVDVAPSKNATPPKDSRFVAEHDSTVEKETRSRHAAAGFKNTLPKPSQPNPAAPPPPEARQQARAEEGGSRAGARATARPSSGAGSGKPTLPDQPARQQLALRLDPRGGLQLRAPKPGVRGNGSAFSPGAQPPGGAPAPGEGGRGGEGQGRGEGKGLQLRPSASNYDQLAGGPAPDKLDGVEEGEGTYLNTREWKYASYFNRIKQAVATQWQPSESLRLRDPTGERFAYKDRVTVVSVTLDAAGSLKGLQVQRSSGVDFLDATALEAFRKAQPFVNPPRGLANDRGEIAFVFGFYLEVGSGLHIFRGPAGP encoded by the coding sequence TTGAGCTACCTCGGTCCCAGCCTCCGCCGGCGACGCCGGCGCCAGCGCCCCGGGCTCCGCCTGGCGGCGGCGCTGCTCGTGTCGCTGCTCGTCAACGCGGCGGGGCTCCTGCTCGTGCGCACCACGAGCGTGATGGTCCCCTCGCGCGAGGCGGGTGGGCCCGCCCGCTCGGTCGAGCTCGCTCCGCTCTCGTCGGCCCAGTGGGAGGCGAACCGCCGGCCCGCGAGCGGCGCCGCGGCCCCGCGCCCCTCCACGCCGCTGACCCTCGCGCCCGCGCCGCCCCCCGCCCCGCCGCCGCCGCGCAGCGCCCCGGGCCAGGTGGTCGACGTCGCGCCCTCGAAGAACGCCACCCCGCCCAAGGACAGCCGGTTCGTGGCCGAGCACGACAGCACGGTGGAGAAGGAGACGCGCTCGCGCCACGCGGCGGCGGGCTTCAAGAACACGCTCCCCAAGCCCTCGCAGCCGAACCCCGCCGCGCCGCCGCCTCCGGAGGCGCGCCAGCAGGCGCGCGCCGAGGAGGGCGGCAGCCGCGCGGGCGCGCGCGCCACCGCGCGGCCCAGCTCGGGCGCGGGCTCCGGCAAGCCCACCTTGCCCGATCAGCCGGCGCGCCAGCAGCTCGCGCTGCGCCTCGACCCCCGCGGCGGCCTCCAGCTGCGCGCGCCGAAGCCGGGCGTGCGCGGCAACGGCTCCGCCTTCTCCCCTGGCGCGCAGCCGCCGGGCGGCGCGCCCGCGCCCGGCGAGGGCGGCCGCGGCGGCGAGGGGCAGGGCCGCGGCGAGGGGAAGGGGCTGCAGCTCAGGCCGAGCGCCAGCAACTACGATCAGCTCGCCGGCGGGCCGGCGCCCGACAAGCTCGACGGGGTCGAGGAGGGGGAGGGCACCTACCTCAACACGCGCGAGTGGAAGTACGCGAGCTACTTCAACCGCATCAAGCAGGCGGTGGCGACCCAGTGGCAGCCGTCCGAGAGCCTGCGCCTGCGCGACCCGACCGGCGAGCGCTTCGCGTACAAGGACCGGGTCACGGTGGTGTCGGTGACGCTCGACGCCGCCGGCAGCCTCAAGGGGCTCCAGGTCCAGCGCTCGAGCGGGGTGGACTTCCTCGACGCCACCGCGCTCGAGGCGTTCCGGAAGGCGCAGCCGTTCGTGAACCCGCCGCGCGGGCTCGCCAACGACCGGGGCGAGATCGCCTTCGTCTTCGGCTTCTACCTCGAGGTCGGCTCGGGCCTGCACATCTTCCGCGGCCCGGCGGGCCCCTAG
- the gcvPB gene encoding aminomethyl-transferring glycine dehydrogenase subunit GcvPB, protein MANPTGWKPSLEEGAAAAEPRLDVGAGGATRGLAYEEKLLFERGSAGERCGVSLPRPSGDFDPAAELGPELLRGEIAELPAVSELEVVRHFTRLSAWNHGIDTGFYPLGSCTMKYNPKSSEALARLPGFADAHPLLPEELAQGSLALMHELERALSEISGFTATTLTPAAGAQGELTGVMMIRAYHVARGNPRRKVLIPDTAHGTNPATSALNGYEVVQLASGPDGRLHPDTVRAAMDDDVAAIMITNPNTLGVFESHIAEIAEIVHARGGLVYGDGANLNALLGVARPGDMGFDVMQFNLHKTFATPHGGGGPGSGPVAVSEKLVPFLPLPIVVKEGAGYRLVKDAAERPQSIGRVREFHGNFGMFVRALALIREYGPEGLAATGRLAVLNANYVRAKLADVYDLPYATDSLHEVVFTDKNLKATGVTTMDVAKRLIDHGFHPPTVYFPLVVHGALMIEPTETETKETLDRFIDGMRQVAEQAQRDPDGVKASPRKPVRERLDETRAARKPILRWKPGMTAGER, encoded by the coding sequence ATGGCCAATCCCACCGGATGGAAGCCCAGCCTGGAGGAGGGCGCGGCGGCGGCCGAGCCCCGGCTCGACGTCGGTGCCGGCGGCGCCACGCGCGGCCTCGCCTACGAGGAGAAGCTGCTCTTCGAGCGCGGCTCGGCCGGCGAGCGCTGCGGCGTGTCCTTGCCCCGCCCGAGCGGCGACTTCGACCCGGCGGCGGAGCTGGGGCCGGAGCTGCTCCGCGGCGAGATCGCCGAGCTGCCCGCCGTCTCCGAGCTGGAGGTGGTGCGCCACTTCACCCGGCTCAGCGCCTGGAACCACGGCATCGACACCGGGTTCTACCCGCTCGGCTCGTGCACCATGAAGTACAACCCGAAGTCGTCGGAGGCGCTGGCGCGGCTCCCCGGCTTCGCCGACGCCCACCCGCTGCTCCCCGAGGAGCTGGCCCAGGGGTCGCTCGCGCTCATGCACGAGCTCGAGCGCGCGCTCTCCGAGATCTCCGGCTTCACCGCCACCACCCTTACGCCCGCCGCCGGGGCGCAGGGCGAGCTCACCGGCGTCATGATGATCCGGGCGTACCACGTGGCGCGCGGCAACCCGCGCCGCAAGGTGCTCATCCCCGACACCGCCCACGGCACGAACCCGGCCACCAGCGCGCTCAACGGCTACGAGGTGGTCCAGCTGGCGAGCGGGCCGGACGGCCGCCTCCACCCCGACACGGTGCGCGCCGCGATGGACGACGACGTCGCCGCCATCATGATCACGAACCCGAACACGCTCGGCGTGTTCGAGTCGCACATCGCCGAGATCGCGGAGATCGTGCACGCGCGGGGCGGCCTGGTGTACGGCGACGGCGCGAACCTGAACGCGCTGCTCGGCGTGGCCCGGCCGGGCGACATGGGCTTCGACGTCATGCAGTTCAACCTGCACAAGACCTTCGCCACCCCCCACGGCGGCGGCGGCCCCGGCTCGGGCCCGGTCGCGGTCTCGGAGAAGCTGGTCCCGTTCCTGCCCTTGCCCATCGTGGTGAAGGAGGGCGCGGGCTACCGCCTGGTGAAGGACGCCGCCGAGCGCCCGCAGAGCATCGGCCGGGTCCGCGAGTTCCACGGCAACTTCGGCATGTTCGTGCGCGCGCTGGCGCTCATCCGCGAGTACGGGCCGGAGGGCCTGGCGGCCACGGGCCGGCTGGCGGTGCTGAACGCGAACTACGTCCGCGCCAAGCTGGCCGACGTCTACGACCTGCCCTACGCGACCGACTCGCTGCACGAGGTGGTCTTCACCGACAAGAACCTCAAGGCCACCGGCGTCACCACCATGGACGTCGCGAAGCGGCTCATCGACCACGGGTTCCACCCGCCCACCGTCTACTTCCCGCTGGTGGTCCACGGCGCGCTCATGATCGAGCCCACCGAGACCGAGACGAAGGAGACGCTCGACCGCTTCATCGACGGCATGCGCCAGGTGGCGGAGCAGGCGCAGCGCGACCCCGACGGCGTGAAGGCGTCGCCGCGCAAGCCGGTGCGGGAGCGCCTCGACGAGACGCGCGCCGCCCGCAAGCCGATCCTGCGCTGGAAGCCGGGGATGACGGCCGGCGAGCGCTAG
- the gcvPA gene encoding aminomethyl-transferring glycine dehydrogenase subunit GcvPA has protein sequence MRYHPHTPEEIRDMLAAVGAKSLDDLFRSIPESLRLKRPLAVAPAQDEIALLGDFRRLAARNEVAHPPFIGAGAYPHHVPPAVDQLLLRGEFFTAYTPYQPEVSQGTLQALFEWQTYVCLLTGMEVANASMYDGASATAEAALMATRLTGRKRIAVSDAVHPEYRRVLATYLASTGDELVTVPHGPDGRTDPAALARAVDGSTAAVILGYPNFFGVVEDVAKAAALAKQAGALTVTVTAEAVALGLLRGPGELGADVAVGTFQSFGNPLQFGGPAPGFFATREANVRQMPGRVCGATVDKQGRRGFVLTLSTREQHIRREKATSNICTNAGLCALASTIHLALLGRRGLADLARLNFDRARLLRAAMGRAGFAPVFSGPAFNELAFQVGDAEAVVARLAKKGLAAGVPLARWYPDPKLSGALLCVATELHSPELIELFAREVKG, from the coding sequence ATGCGTTACCACCCGCACACGCCCGAAGAGATCCGCGACATGCTGGCGGCCGTGGGGGCGAAGAGCCTCGACGACCTCTTCCGCTCGATCCCCGAGTCGCTCCGCCTGAAGCGCCCGCTGGCGGTCGCGCCGGCCCAGGACGAGATCGCGCTGCTGGGCGACTTCCGGCGCCTGGCGGCCCGGAACGAGGTGGCCCACCCGCCCTTCATCGGCGCGGGCGCCTACCCGCACCACGTGCCGCCCGCCGTGGATCAGCTGCTGCTCCGGGGCGAGTTCTTCACCGCCTACACGCCCTACCAGCCCGAGGTCTCGCAGGGCACGCTCCAGGCGCTGTTCGAGTGGCAGACCTACGTCTGCCTCCTCACCGGGATGGAGGTGGCGAACGCCTCGATGTACGACGGCGCCTCCGCCACGGCCGAGGCGGCGCTCATGGCGACGCGCCTCACCGGGCGGAAGCGGATCGCCGTCTCGGACGCGGTCCACCCCGAGTACCGGCGCGTGCTCGCCACCTACCTCGCCTCGACCGGCGACGAGCTGGTGACGGTGCCGCACGGTCCCGACGGCCGCACCGACCCGGCCGCCCTCGCTCGGGCGGTCGACGGCTCGACCGCGGCGGTGATCCTCGGCTACCCCAACTTCTTCGGCGTCGTCGAGGACGTGGCGAAGGCGGCGGCGCTGGCGAAGCAGGCGGGCGCCCTCACCGTGACGGTCACCGCCGAGGCGGTGGCGCTCGGGCTCCTGCGCGGCCCGGGCGAGCTCGGCGCCGACGTGGCGGTGGGCACCTTCCAGAGCTTCGGCAACCCGCTCCAGTTCGGCGGGCCGGCGCCGGGCTTCTTCGCCACCCGCGAGGCGAACGTCCGGCAGATGCCGGGCCGGGTCTGCGGCGCCACCGTCGACAAGCAGGGCCGGCGCGGCTTCGTCCTCACCCTCTCCACGCGCGAGCAGCACATCCGGCGGGAGAAGGCGACCTCCAACATCTGCACCAACGCCGGGCTGTGCGCGCTCGCCTCGACCATCCACCTGGCGCTCCTCGGCCGCCGCGGGCTGGCCGACCTGGCCCGCCTCAACTTCGACCGCGCGCGCCTGCTGCGCGCCGCCATGGGCAGGGCGGGCTTCGCGCCGGTGTTCTCGGGCCCCGCCTTCAACGAGCTGGCGTTCCAGGTCGGCGACGCCGAGGCGGTGGTGGCGCGGCTGGCCAAGAAGGGCCTCGCCGCCGGCGTCCCGCTCGCCCGCTGGTACCCCGACCCGAAGCTCTCCGGCGCGCTCCTGTGCGTCGCCACCGAGCTGCACTCCCCGGAGCTCATCGAGCTCTTCGCGCGCGAGGTGAAGGGCTAG
- the gcvH gene encoding glycine cleavage system protein GcvH — protein sequence MNVPEDLKYTKEHEWCRLKGNRAVIGITDHAQDQLGDIVYVELPEVGDPVKKGESFGVVESTKAVSELFAPVTGKVVEVNDPLSDAPESINEDPYEEGWMIQVELSDPKEVESLLDAAGYQKFLAEEEPG from the coding sequence ATGAACGTCCCCGAGGACCTCAAGTACACGAAGGAGCACGAGTGGTGCCGCCTGAAGGGCAACCGGGCCGTGATCGGCATCACCGACCACGCCCAGGACCAGCTCGGCGACATCGTCTACGTCGAGCTGCCGGAGGTCGGTGACCCGGTGAAGAAGGGCGAGTCGTTCGGCGTGGTCGAGTCCACCAAGGCGGTCTCGGAGCTGTTCGCGCCGGTGACGGGCAAGGTGGTCGAGGTGAACGACCCGCTCTCCGACGCGCCCGAGAGCATCAACGAGGATCCGTACGAGGAGGGCTGGATGATCCAGGTCGAGCTCTCCGACCCGAAGGAGGTCGAGTCCCTGCTCGACGCCGCCGGGTACCAGAAGTTCCTGGCCGAGGAGGAGCCCGGGTAG
- the gcvT gene encoding glycine cleavage system aminomethyltransferase GcvT, translating to MAQRTPLHAVHVRAAARMVEFAGWDMPVQYAGILAEHEAVRERAGIFDVSHMGEVIFRGPKALASLQRLFTNDLSRCQDGQAQYGALCRESGGIVDDVVVYRRSAEDLLVCVNAANRQKDFDWLHGHAFGAEVTNESDAWGQLAVQGPLAPEVVQKLTSVRLSSVGTYRFTEGEVAGVRCMVARTGYTGEDGFELFCPADAAPRLWAALMEAGQPEGLAPCGLGARDSLRLEMAYRLYGQDMDDGTTPLEAGLGWVVKLDKGDFVGREALVKQKEAGLSRKLVGFVLTEPGIPRHGYPVLQEGKPVGTVTSGTKSPSLGTAIGLAYVPPALAAEGSTFAVEIRGRPAAAKVVKTPFYAKKPRPQ from the coding sequence ATGGCCCAGCGCACGCCGCTCCACGCCGTCCACGTCCGCGCCGCCGCGCGGATGGTCGAGTTCGCCGGTTGGGACATGCCGGTCCAGTACGCCGGCATCCTGGCCGAGCACGAGGCGGTCCGCGAGCGCGCCGGGATCTTCGACGTCTCGCACATGGGCGAGGTGATCTTCCGGGGGCCAAAGGCGCTCGCCTCCCTGCAGCGGCTCTTCACGAACGACCTGTCGCGGTGCCAGGACGGCCAGGCGCAGTACGGCGCGCTCTGCCGCGAGAGCGGCGGGATCGTCGACGACGTGGTGGTCTACCGCCGCTCGGCGGAGGACCTGCTCGTGTGCGTGAACGCGGCCAATCGCCAGAAGGACTTCGACTGGCTGCACGGCCACGCCTTCGGCGCCGAGGTGACGAACGAGTCGGACGCCTGGGGGCAGCTCGCCGTCCAGGGGCCGCTCGCGCCCGAGGTCGTGCAGAAGCTCACCAGCGTGCGGCTCTCCTCGGTCGGCACGTACCGCTTCACCGAGGGCGAGGTCGCCGGCGTGCGCTGCATGGTGGCCCGCACCGGCTACACCGGCGAGGACGGCTTCGAGCTCTTCTGCCCGGCCGACGCCGCGCCGCGCCTGTGGGCCGCGCTCATGGAGGCCGGCCAGCCCGAGGGGCTCGCGCCCTGCGGGCTCGGCGCGCGCGACTCCCTCCGCCTGGAGATGGCGTACCGGCTGTACGGCCAGGACATGGACGACGGCACCACGCCGCTCGAGGCGGGGCTGGGCTGGGTGGTGAAGCTCGACAAGGGCGACTTCGTCGGCCGCGAGGCGCTCGTGAAGCAGAAGGAGGCCGGGCTCTCCCGCAAGCTGGTCGGCTTCGTGCTGACCGAGCCGGGCATCCCGCGCCACGGGTACCCGGTGCTGCAGGAGGGCAAGCCGGTCGGCACGGTGACGAGCGGGACGAAGTCCCCCAGCCTCGGCACCGCCATCGGCCTCGCCTACGTCCCGCCCGCGCTCGCCGCCGAGGGCTCCACCTTCGCGGTCGAGATCCGCGGCCGCCCGGCGGCCGCCAAGGTCGTGAAGACCCCCTTCTACGCCAAGAAGCCCCGCCCTCAGTGA